One genomic segment of uncultured Desulfobacter sp. includes these proteins:
- the hslV gene encoding ATP-dependent protease subunit HslV yields the protein MDNQQFHGTTILAIRTREMVVVAGDGQVTLGNVVTKHKARKVRRIYNNRIVTGFAGATADALTLAEKLEEKLDQYSGSLTRACVELAREWRTDKYLRRLEAMMIAADKENLYLLSGNGDVIEPDEGVISIGSGSTAAQAAAVALIENTDIEPVQIVEKAMKIAADICIYTNHHVTIETIEN from the coding sequence ATGGATAATCAACAATTTCACGGCACCACAATTCTTGCCATTAGAACCAGAGAGATGGTAGTGGTTGCCGGCGATGGACAGGTCACTTTAGGCAATGTTGTAACAAAACATAAAGCCCGGAAGGTCAGGCGGATTTATAACAATCGGATTGTTACAGGCTTTGCAGGGGCCACGGCCGATGCACTGACCCTGGCTGAAAAGCTTGAGGAAAAACTGGATCAGTACAGTGGCAGCTTAACCCGGGCCTGTGTGGAACTTGCCCGGGAGTGGCGCACGGACAAATATCTTCGCCGCCTTGAGGCCATGATGATTGCAGCGGATAAAGAAAACCTGTATCTTCTATCAGGTAACGGGGATGTGATTGAACCCGATGAGGGGGTTATCAGCATTGGTTCCGGCAGCACCGCAGCCCAGGCGGCAGCCGTGGCCCTGATTGAAAATACGGATATTGAACCTGTGCAGATTGTGGAAAAAGCCATGAAAATTGCCGCCGATATCTGTATATACACCAATCACCATGTAACCATTGAAACGATAGAAAATTAA